The Streptomyces cyanogenus DNA segment CGGAAAAGTGCCGGGAAACAGCTGCCGCGCACACCGGTCCCTCTACGCGCGTAGGCGTTAGAGTGCCGAAATGACGAGCCAGACCGCACCCACCGGGAACGCCCCCACGGCGGACCAGATCCGCCGGGCGCCCAAGGTACTGCTGCACGATCACCTCGACGGCGGACTCCGCCCGGGCACCGTCGTCGATCTCGCCCGAGAGGGCGGCTACGCCGAGCTTCCCGAGACCGATCCGGACAAGCTGGGGATCTGGTTCCGGGAGGCCGCCGACTCCGGCTCGCTGGAGCGGTATCTGGAGACCTTCCGGCACACCGTCGGCGTCATGCAGACCCGCCAGGCCCTCATCCGGGTCGCCCGGGAGTGCGCCGAGGACCTCGCCGAGGACGGCGTCGTCTACGCCGAGGTGCGGTACGCCCCCGAGCAGCACCTCGACGGGGGCCTGACCCTGGAAGAGGTGGTCGAGGCCGTCAACGAGGGGTTCCGGCAGGGGGAGCGGCTGGCCCGGGAGAACGGCCGGCGGATCCGGGTCGGTGCCCTGCTGACCGCCATGCGGCACGCGGCCCGCTCCCTGGAGATCGCCGAACTCGCCAACCGCTACCGGGACTCGGGCGTGGCCGGCTTCGACATCGCGGGCGCCGAGGCCGGCTACCCGCCCACCCGGCACCTGGACGCCTTCGAGTACCTCAAGCGCGAGAACAACCACTTCACCATCCACGCCGGCGAGGCCTTCGGACTGCCGTCCATCTGGCAGGCGCTGCAGTGGTGCGGCGCCGACCGGCTCGGCCACGGGGTGCGGATCATCGACGACATCGAGGTCCGCGAGGACGGCTCGGTCAAGCTCGGCCGGCTCGCCTCCTACGTGCGGGACAAGCGGATCCCGCTGGAGCT contains these protein-coding regions:
- a CDS encoding adenosine deaminase, whose translation is MTSQTAPTGNAPTADQIRRAPKVLLHDHLDGGLRPGTVVDLAREGGYAELPETDPDKLGIWFREAADSGSLERYLETFRHTVGVMQTRQALIRVARECAEDLAEDGVVYAEVRYAPEQHLDGGLTLEEVVEAVNEGFRQGERLARENGRRIRVGALLTAMRHAARSLEIAELANRYRDSGVAGFDIAGAEAGYPPTRHLDAFEYLKRENNHFTIHAGEAFGLPSIWQALQWCGADRLGHGVRIIDDIEVREDGSVKLGRLASYVRDKRIPLELCPSSNLQTGAAPSYAEHPIGLLRRLHFRATVNTDNRLMSHTTMSREFEHLVEAFGYTLDDLQWFSVNAMKSAFIPFDERLAMINDVIKPGYAELKSEWLFRQTASISGSRSSEA